The following is a genomic window from Candidatus Eremiobacterota bacterium.
TGCTGCGGCGGCTCGAGGAGCGCGGCTTCATCCGCGGCGAGCTCGACGCGTCGACGAAGCGCGGCACGACCCTCTACCGCATCACGGGCGCCGGCGAAGAACGGCTCGAGCGCATTAAAACCAACTTCAAGCCCTACCTCACCAAACTGATCGCGGCGCTGCAACGGCTCCGCATCGACTTGTACGGAGAGACGTCATGAGCACCTACCGCGCACCGCTGCGCGACATGCAGTTCGTCCTGCGCGAGCTGG
Proteins encoded in this region:
- a CDS encoding PadR family transcriptional regulator; translation: MLHSQPDSGYGLMQRIATLGGIFPVNPNTIYPLLRRLEERGFIRGELDASTKRGTTLYRITGAGEERLERIKTNFKPYLTKLIAALQRLRIDLYGETS